A genomic segment from Tachypleus tridentatus isolate NWPU-2018 unplaced genomic scaffold, ASM421037v1 Hic_cluster_2, whole genome shotgun sequence encodes:
- the LOC143243009 gene encoding serine/threonine-protein kinase atr-like isoform X2, with product MAVLSHVDQAEQSKLKFHEKTDLCHLSAQTVFSILDCLTVWCRQYFVMLRSRNQNNSKPANKGKGQLQDAFSCYERAVKVKSDTISHHQGLLRCLMGLDQSNTALTYATGLLNERPEWSNEINPFRVESAWKLADWDGLSEFLKSQISSDNWELQLEKFFFLLKKSVKL from the exons ATGGCTGTTCTAAGCCATGTTGACCAAGCTGAACAGAGCAAATTGAAGTTTCATGAGAAGACTGACCTTTGCCACTTGAGTGCCCAGACTGTGTTTTCAATATTGGATTGTTTAACGGTTTGGTGTCGTCAGTATTTTGTGATGTTGAGATCTAGAAACCAGAATAACTCCAAGCCTGCAAATAAAGGGAAAG GTCAACTACAAGATGCATTTTCCTGTTATGAAAGAGCTGTAAAAGTTAAATCAGACACAATTAGTCACCATCAGGGTCTTCTTCGATGCTTGATGGGTTTAGATCAGTCAAACACTGCACTTACCTATGCTACTGGTCTTCTAAATGAgag ACCAGAATGGTCAAATGAGATAAATCCATTTCGTGTAGAATCAGCATGGAAGTTAGCAGACTGGGACGGCCTTTCTGAGTTCCTAAAATCG CAGATTTCTTCTGATAACTGGGAGTTGCAGTTGGAAAAATTCTTCTTTCTGTTAAAGAAAAG